One Lytechinus pictus isolate F3 Inbred chromosome 12, Lp3.0, whole genome shotgun sequence genomic region harbors:
- the LOC135156194 gene encoding uncharacterized protein LOC135156194, which yields MAEFSLDDFVDSPSVEKLLVLKKVHLLEIAHHYQVAEVRTTWRKLEILKAVIQWLVEEEDVLPLEALSKVPIESVNVDLTEKLRLKELELEIAKVELEREQVVLRREHENAREREEIRQVKSDFDVAKHVRMVPVFQEGEEIEKYFFHFEKVAVSLSWPQEKWSHLLQSQLKGKARDAYSALSVDDAGRYDVVKAAVLRAYELVPEAYRQQFRKTRKDETETHLEFARRKQQLFDRWSSSLHADSFDKLREIIILEEFKRSVHFDVRLHLEEQQIGTLNEAAKLADDYALTHKITNKKSDETNKSGKWKNKNKNGASAHNKKEVKPQSKDDEQEKKCYACHKVGHFKAKCPTLKGKTSESSNAHPNAFVKNLQSSESRIEPVNLEKVKKQYEPFVSVGYVSLAGSVEARKVKVLRDTGASQSLILESVLPFGEKSCVGASVLLQGIGDGFVKAPLHVVDLKSDLVSGSVKMAVRPSLPVADVSIILGNDLAGDKVVPCPVVSAIPCESSKTEQLVAEFPTVFPSCAVTRSMAKKVESESKSSELDEVNLGDSFFCRLVDDECESNVNEGAGETQSTEEKNKCEPMPISKSKLLEEQQKDPQLVSMFERAISEEEALTVPVCYYTKSGVLMRKWRPIDVPADEVWKEVHQIVVPSTYRPEILSLAHEAPLAGHLGVYKTREKILSHFFWPGLQKDVANYCRNCHVCQVVGKPNQKIPVAPLKPVPAFDEPFARIIIDCVGPLPRTKAGNEFLFTIMCASTRYVEAIPLRRITANNVSKALIKFFTTVGLPRTVQSDQGSNFMSKVFKQVLGQLGIEHVVSSAYHPESQGALERCHQTLKNMLKSYCLETEKQWDEGIPLLLFALRESVQESLGFSPFQLVYGHEVRGPLRLLSERLLSDEEDVNMLDYVSSFRERLHRACEVARKNLSDSQEKMKSWYDKKSKERNFKAGDEVLVLLPVSGNALQARFSGPYTILKKVGDVDYVVKTPDRRKTKRVCHVNMINAYVRRDDEKRAQPVLSAVESELNDESEEMCKIERDEPCVKLKNSEVLTHINDKLTHLSEKERRDVKELLNEYPQLFADIPSRTDVVEHDVDVGDTAPIKQAPYRVNPVKMKNLEKEIEYMLQNGIIEPSSSAWSSPCILVPKPDKSYRFCTDYRKVNSSTKTDSFPIPRVDDCIDRIGKAKYVSKFDLLKGYWQIPLTKRAQEISAFATPQGLFQYIVMPFGMKNAPATFQRLVNSLVSGLEGCEAYIDDLIVYSEDWEVHVQRIRDLFRRLSDAKLTVNLAKSEFGGATVSFLGHVVGSGHVRPLSAKVEAILAFPTPTNRKELMRFLGMAGYYRRFCHNFSDVVAPLTNLLRKEVKFIWSSDCQSAFDKVKALLSTNPVRVAPDFSQPFSLMVDASDVGAGAVLTQKDEQGTDRPISFFSRKFSSSQRNYSTVEKETLALIFALQHFEVYVSGSQHALDIWTDHNPLTFLSKMKNKNQRLTRWSLLLQEYNLNIRHLPGKDNIIADTLSRV from the coding sequence ATGGCGGAATTTTCTTTGGATGATTTCGTTGATTCTCCCAGTGTTGAGAAGTTGCTGGTTCTGAAGAAGGTTCATCTCTTGGAGATTGCTCATCATTACCAGGTTGCTGAGGTAAGGACTACTTGGCGTAAATTAGAAATTCTGAAAGCTGTAATTCAGTGGTTAGTGGAAGAGGAAGATGTTCTGCCACTTGAAGCTTTATCTAAGGTTCCGATTGAGTCTGTGAACGTGGACTTGACAGAGAAATTGCGTTTGAAAGAGTTGGAACTAGAGATAGCGAAAGTTGAACTTGAACGAGAACAAGTAGTTTTGAGAAGGGAGCATGAGAATGctagagaaagagaagaaattagGCAAGTAAAGTCTGATTTTGATGTTGCGAAACATGTTCGAATGGTTCCCGTTTTTCAGGAGGGGGAGGAGATAGAGAAATATTTCTTTCACTTTGAAAAGGTAGCTGTTAGTTTGAGTTGGCCGCAAGAAAAATGGTCACACTTGTTACAATCTCAGTTGAAGGGTAAAGCTCGAGATGCTTATTCAGCTTTGTCAGTTGATGATGCGGGTCGTTATGACGTTGTAAAAGCAGCAGTGTTGCGTGCTTATGAGCTTGTACCGGAGGCGTACCGTCAACAATTTCGGAAAACACGCAAAGATGAGACCGAAACTCATCTTGAGTTTGCTAGGCGCAAACAACAGTTGTTTGATAGATGGAGTTCGTCACTCCATGCAGATAGCTTTGATAAGCTTAGAGAAATAATTATTCTCGAAGAGTTTAAGCGTAGTGTGCATTTCGATGTTAGGTTGCATCTTGAAGAGCAGCAAATAGGAACGCTTAATGAAGCAGCGAAGCTTGCAGATGATTATGCGCTAACGCACAAaatcacaaacaaaaaatcagatgagACAAACAAATctggaaagtggaaaaacaaaaacaaaaatggtgCTTCAGCACACAACAAGAAAGAAGTAAAACCACAATCTAAAGATGACGAGCAAGAAAAGAAATGCTATGCATGTCACAAGGTTGGTCATTTTAAAGCAAAGTGTCCTACACTTAAAGGAAAAACAAGTGAATCAAGTAATGCACATCCAAATGCATTTGtgaaaaatttgcaaagttcAGAGAGTAGGATTGAGCCAGTTAACTTAGAGAAAGTGAAAAAGCAATATGAACCGTTTGTTTCTGTAGGATATGTTTCCCTAGCTGGTAGTGTCGaagcaagaaaagtgaaagTGTTGCGTGATACTGGTGCTTCTCAGTCTTTGATTTTGGAGAGTGTGTTGCCTTTTGGTGAGAAATCTTGTGTTGGAGCTAGTGTTTTGCTCCAAGGAATAGGAGATGGCTTTGTAAAAGCACCCCTTCATGTGGTAGACTTGAAATCAGACCTTGTTTCTGGTAGTGTGAAAATGGCTGTGCGACCATCACTTCCGGTGGCAGATGTTTCCATCATTTTAGGGAATGATCTTGCTGGTGATAAAGTTGTACCATGTCCAGTTGTGAGTGCTATTCCGTGTGAGAGTAGTAAAACAGAGCAGTTGGTTGCAGAATTTCCTACTGTGTTTCCGTCTTGTGCTGTAACTCGTTCGATGGCAAAGAAAGTAGAGTCTGAATCGAAGTCTAGTGAGCTAGATGAGGTTAACTTGGGAGATTCTTTCTTTTGTCGTTTGGTTGATGATGAATGTGAATCAAATGTGAATGAGGGTGCAGGAGAAACTCAAAGTAcagaagagaaaaataaatgtgaaccAATGCCGATAAGTAAGAGTAAGTTGTTGGAGGAACAACAAAAAGATCCTCAGTTAGTATCCATGTTTGAGAGAGCGATCTCTGAGGAGGAGGCATTGACCGTGCCTGTTTGTTATTATACGAAGTCAGGTGTTTTGATGAGAAAGTGGAGGCCGATAGATGTTCCTGCTGATGAAGTTTGGAAAGAGGTTCACCAGATTGTAGTTCCTTCTACTTATAGGCCGGAAATACTTAGTCTTGCTCATGAAGCACCACTTGCAGGTCACTTGGGAGTCTATAAGACTCGGGAGAAAattctttctcatttcttttggccgggTTTACAAAAGGATGTTGCAAACTATTGCAGAAATTGTCATGTATGTCAGGTAGTAGGTAAACcgaatcagaaaataccagtcGCGCCATTAAAACCAGTGCCAGCGTTCGATGAACCGTTTGCAAGAATTATCATAGATTGCGTAGGTCCGCTTCCGAGGACAAAAGCGGGTAATGAATTCCTGTTTACCATTATGTGCGCAAGTACCAGGTATGTCGAAGCGATTCCACTTAGACGCATCACCGCAAACAATGTGAGCAAGGCGCTGATCAAGTTTTTCACGACTGTAGGATTACCGCGTACCGTTCAGTCTGATCAAGGATCAAACTTTATGTCGAAAGTCTTTAAGCAAGTGCTAGGGCAGTTAGGGATTGAACATGTAGTTTCTAGTGCATACCATCCTGAATCGCAAGGAGCACTTGAGAGATGTCATCAGACACTTAAGAACATGCTCAAATCATATTGTTTGGAGACAGAGAAACAATGGGATGAGGGAATTCCATTGTTGCTATTTGCTTTGAGAGAATCTGTTCAAGAATCTCTTGGTTTCAGCCCATTTCAGCTCGTGTATGGACATGAAGTCCGTGGACCCCTCAGGTTGTTGAGTGAAAGGTTGTTGTCAGATGAGGAAGATGTGAATATGTTGGACTATGTATCGTCTTTCCGTGAGAGATTGCATCGTGCTTGTGAAGTTGCTAGGAAGAATTTGTCTGATTCTCAGGAGAAAATGAAGTCGTGGTATGACAAGAAGTCCAAGGAAAGGAATTTCAAGGCAGGTGATGAAGTTTTGGTTTTGTTACCAGTAAGTGGTAATGCTTTGCAGGCTAGATTTTCTGGACCGTATACCATTCTGAAGAAAGTTGGTGATGTTGACTATGTCGTCAAAACTCCAGATAGAAGAAAAACAAAGCGTGTATGTCATGTGAATATGATAAATGCCTATGTTCGAAGAGATGATGAAAAGAGAGCACAACCAGTGTTGAGTGCTGTAGAATCTGAGCTAAATGATGAAAGTGAAGAGATGTGTAAAATTGAGAGAGATGaaccatgtgtgaaattgaaaaattcagaAGTTCTAACACACATCAATGACAAACTAACCCACTTGTCTGAGAAGGAGAGGAGGGATGTGAAAGAGCTGTTGAATGAGTATCCGCAGTTATTTGCAGATATCCCATCTCGTACTGATGTTGTTGAACATGATGTTGATGTGGGAGATACCGCCCCAATCAAGCAGGCACCTTATCGTGTTAACCCAGTAAAGATGAAGaatcttgaaaaagaaatagagtacATGCTGCAGAATGGCATCATCGAGCCAAGTAGCAGCGCATGGTCGTCGCCATGCATCTTAGTTCCGAAACCGGATAAGTCGTATCGTTTCTGTACCGACTACAGGAAAGTCAATTCGAGTACAAAGACCGATTCTTTCCCGATACCGCGCGTAGATGATTGTATTGACCGTATAGGCAAGGCGAAGTATGTGAGCAAATTCGATCTGCTTAAAGGCTATTGGCAGATTCCGTTGACTAAGAGAGCGCAAGAAATCTCTGCATTTGCTACACCCCAAGGCCTATTCCAGTACATTGTGATGCCATTCGGTATGAAAAATGCGCCGGCTACATTCCAAAGACTTGTGAATAGTCTTGTCTCTGGTCTTGAAGGCTGTGAAGCTTACATAGATGACTTGATTGTGTATAGTGAAGATTGGGAAGTTCATGTACAAAGAATCAGAGATTTGTTCAGGAGATTGTCTGATGCCAAATTGACAGTCAACTTGGCAAAGAGTGAGTTTGGAGGTGCTACTGTTAGTTTCTTGGGTCACGTTGTTGGTTCAGGTCATGTTCGACCACTCTCAGCGAAAGTAGAAGCTATTCTGGCGTTCCCGACTCCAACCAACCGGAAGGAACTGATGAGGTTTCTTGGCATGGCAGGCTACTACAGACGATTCTGCCATAACTTCTCTGATGTCGTCGCCCCGCTGACCAATCTACTACGGAAGGAGGTGAAGTTCATCTGGTCCAGTGACTGTCAGAGTGCTTTTGACAAAGTGAAAGCACTCCTATCTACCAATCCTGTACGGGTGGCTCCAGATTTTAGTCAGCCATTCTCTCTGATGGTTGACGCTAGTGATGTGGGTGCCGGAGCTGTTCTTACGCAGAAAGATGAACAGGGGACTGACAGGCCCATATCGTTCTTCTCAAGGAAGTTTTCGAGCAGTCAGAGAAATTATTCCACTGTGGAGAAGGAAACTTTGGCGTTAATCTTTGCACTGCAACACTTTGAAGTGTATGTGAGTGGATCTCAACATGCATTGGACATATGGACAGATCATAATCCTTTGACGTTTCTAAGtaagatgaaaaacaaaaatcaaagactTACAAGGTGGAGTCTACTGCTCCAAGAGTACAACTTGAACATTAGACATCTACCGGGAAAAGACAACATTATTGCAGACACATTGTCGCGAGTGTAA